The following are from one region of the Chloracidobacterium sp. genome:
- a CDS encoding serine hydroxymethyltransferase, giving the protein MNEFFTANISEADPLISDAIDAEVRRQADGLELIASENFVSEAVLQTMGTVFTNKYAEGYPGKRYYGGCEFSDVVEQAAIDRAKQIFGAEHANVQPHSGAQANMSVFLAAIKHGDTILGMNLSHGGHLTHGHPLNFSGINFKVADYGVNKETEQIDYDELQRKAEESRPALLICGASAYPRTIDFERIGEIARSVGAKVMADIAHIAGLVAAGLHPSPVPHCEFVTTTTHKTLRGPRGGLILCKEEFAKDVDRAVFPGVQGGPLVHIIAAKAVAFGEALRDDFKSYQQQILKNAQALGDTLAASGLRLVSGGTDNHLLLVDVYLDGKGITGKEAEKALEDVHITVNKNTIPFDTQKPFTASGIRLGTPALTTRGMLEDDMRQIGDMIASVVHEPGSDDVKKRVRGAVAELTAKFPMYPGRYKSKQTEANTAV; this is encoded by the coding sequence ATGAATGAATTTTTCACAGCGAACATTTCGGAAGCTGATCCGTTGATCAGCGATGCCATTGATGCAGAGGTTCGGCGGCAGGCGGACGGGCTTGAGCTGATCGCTTCAGAGAATTTCGTTTCCGAAGCCGTGCTCCAAACTATGGGCACGGTCTTTACGAACAAATACGCCGAAGGCTATCCGGGCAAGCGTTATTACGGCGGCTGCGAGTTTTCGGACGTTGTTGAGCAGGCCGCGATCGATCGTGCAAAGCAGATCTTCGGTGCCGAGCATGCCAATGTCCAGCCGCACAGCGGCGCACAGGCCAACATGTCGGTATTTCTCGCTGCGATCAAGCACGGCGACACCATCCTCGGGATGAACCTGTCGCATGGCGGGCATTTGACGCACGGCCATCCGCTCAATTTCTCCGGCATCAACTTCAAGGTCGCCGATTACGGTGTGAATAAGGAGACCGAGCAGATCGATTACGACGAGCTGCAGCGAAAGGCCGAGGAAAGCCGCCCTGCCTTGTTGATCTGCGGGGCGTCAGCGTATCCGCGGACCATTGATTTCGAAAGGATCGGCGAGATCGCCCGTTCGGTCGGTGCAAAGGTGATGGCCGATATCGCCCACATCGCCGGACTTGTCGCTGCCGGATTGCATCCTTCGCCGGTGCCGCATTGCGAGTTCGTAACGACGACGACGCATAAAACGCTTCGCGGGCCGCGCGGCGGCCTGATACTTTGCAAAGAGGAGTTTGCGAAAGACGTTGACCGGGCAGTTTTTCCGGGCGTTCAAGGCGGTCCGCTCGTTCACATAATCGCGGCTAAGGCGGTCGCATTCGGTGAGGCGCTTCGCGACGATTTCAAGTCTTATCAGCAACAGATTCTGAAGAACGCGCAAGCACTCGGCGATACGCTCGCGGCATCGGGACTTCGTTTGGTGTCGGGCGGCACTGACAATCACCTCCTTCTCGTTGATGTTTATCTTGACGGCAAAGGTATCACCGGCAAGGAAGCCGAAAAAGCGCTCGAGGACGTTCACATCACAGTGAACAAAAATACGATCCCGTTCGATACCCAAAAGCCTTTTACCGCATCGGGAATACGTCTCGGCACACCCGCACTGACCACGCGCGGGATGCTCGAAGACGATATGCGGCAGATCGGCGACATGATAGCGTCGGTGGTTCACGAACCCGGATCCGACGATGTAAAGAAGCGGGTACGTGGGGCGGTCGCCGAGCTTACTGCAAAATTCCCGATGTATCCCGGCCGTTACAAGTCAAAGCAGACCGAGGCGAACACCGCCGTTTGA
- a CDS encoding alcohol dehydrogenase catalytic domain-containing protein yields MKALRFEQDRLGLHELTIPNAKGEARVRVLKSGICNTDLEIIRGYAGFEGTIGHEFVGVVEAAEDSPGLVGKRVVGEINVGCGTCELCLRGDPRHCPGRTVLGIKGRDGAHAEYLTLPTRNLYEVPDGLTNEHAVFIEPFAAALGIIEQVDVEPDTTVAVIGDGKLGLLCAMILAQSSKCTSLIGKHSSKLKLVERRGIETVLLAETDPILGRFDVVVEASGSESGFATALDLVKPRGRIVLKSTFRGKPTWEAWRVVVNEITVVGSRCGRFEPALKLLSNGSLDLSDLISDEFPISEGIRAVERAGEPGVLKVLLNMTN; encoded by the coding sequence ATGAAAGCCCTGAGATTCGAACAAGATCGACTCGGCCTGCACGAACTCACTATTCCGAACGCTAAGGGCGAAGCACGAGTGCGCGTATTGAAATCCGGCATCTGCAATACAGATCTCGAGATAATTCGCGGATATGCCGGCTTTGAGGGCACCATCGGTCACGAGTTCGTTGGCGTCGTCGAAGCCGCCGAGGATTCCCCCGGTCTGGTCGGCAAACGGGTGGTCGGCGAGATCAACGTTGGCTGCGGTACGTGCGAGCTTTGCCTTCGGGGTGACCCGCGTCATTGTCCGGGCCGTACGGTGCTGGGGATAAAGGGCAGGGACGGAGCACATGCCGAATACCTCACGCTCCCGACTCGTAATCTGTATGAAGTTCCCGACGGCCTGACCAACGAACACGCCGTTTTCATCGAACCATTCGCAGCGGCCTTAGGGATCATCGAACAGGTCGATGTTGAGCCCGACACAACGGTTGCAGTGATAGGCGACGGCAAACTTGGCCTGCTGTGTGCGATGATCCTGGCACAAAGCTCAAAATGTACATCCCTGATCGGAAAGCATTCATCAAAACTCAAACTAGTCGAACGACGCGGGATCGAGACCGTATTGCTGGCCGAGACCGATCCGATCCTAGGCCGATTTGATGTGGTAGTCGAGGCGAGCGGGTCTGAAAGCGGTTTCGCGACCGCTCTTGACCTCGTTAAGCCCCGCGGCAGGATCGTGCTGAAATCGACGTTTCGCGGAAAGCCAACCTGGGAAGCGTGGAGAGTTGTGGTCAACGAGATAACCGTCGTCGGATCGCGCTGCGGCCGCTTCGAGCCCGCACTGAAGCTACTTTCGAACGGATCGCTCGATCTGAGCGACCTGATCAGCGACGAATTTCCCATTAGCGAGGGAATACGCGCCGTTGAGCGAGCGGGCGAACCCGGTGTCCTGAAAGTGCTGTTGAACATGACGAATTGA
- a CDS encoding Do family serine endopeptidase, whose protein sequence is MTFSFAARAFSMLNGRFHSLSLVAVSIVVFLAGTHSIEGQVQPVQAAASPLRISDSFADIAKKVEPAVVSIDAKARMPEVSSRNRTPPVDSDDILEFLQRQMPRRQAAAVGSGFIVDKAGYILTNGHVVENATRIIVKLNSGEEFNAELLGVDEETDMAVLKIDAGRDLPFVTLGDSDRARVGDWVLAIGSPFGLSRTVTAGIISHVQRDTPTGSPFQRFIQTDAAINRGNSGGPLVNLAGEVIGVNSQIATSTGDYNGIGFALPSRDASQVYEQLRTTGKVRRGYLGVFLDSVKAEYAKVYGMRDERGAIVTHVRDADGPAAAAGLKAGDVIVEFDGKPVASAQDLISKVSSTGPDRSVVVAYLRDSGTAIERKNVTMRLGERPPNRTSRDGDRPTKLPVDPPAQEQKPFGLTLTAITPEMATSLNIDRTAGLVVKEISPESLIADVKLSSGVDAIGEGDIIQRINRKPVADPAAFGEIVRALKKGDAVVMHVLTPVSGTQTQLKIVQFTVQ, encoded by the coding sequence ATGACATTCAGCTTTGCGGCACGTGCCTTTTCCATGCTAAACGGACGATTTCACAGCCTCTCGCTTGTTGCGGTTTCGATCGTCGTTTTTCTTGCCGGAACCCATTCGATCGAGGGGCAGGTCCAGCCCGTCCAAGCTGCTGCGTCGCCATTGCGAATTTCGGACTCGTTCGCCGATATCGCAAAAAAGGTCGAGCCGGCAGTTGTGAGCATTGACGCGAAAGCACGCATGCCCGAAGTAAGCTCGCGAAACCGCACTCCGCCGGTCGACTCGGACGACATTCTGGAGTTCCTGCAGCGACAGATGCCTCGTCGGCAGGCCGCCGCCGTCGGGAGTGGTTTCATCGTCGATAAGGCGGGATACATTTTGACCAACGGGCATGTGGTCGAAAATGCGACGCGGATCATCGTCAAGCTGAATTCCGGCGAGGAGTTCAATGCGGAACTATTAGGTGTCGATGAAGAGACTGACATGGCAGTGCTCAAAATCGATGCCGGACGCGATCTTCCGTTTGTCACTTTGGGCGATTCGGATCGAGCGCGAGTCGGCGATTGGGTATTGGCGATCGGCTCACCTTTTGGGCTTTCGCGGACGGTCACTGCCGGGATCATTTCTCATGTCCAGCGCGATACACCGACGGGTTCGCCCTTCCAGCGTTTCATTCAGACCGACGCAGCGATAAACCGCGGCAATTCAGGCGGACCGCTGGTAAACCTCGCAGGCGAAGTTATCGGAGTGAATTCACAGATCGCTACTTCGACGGGCGACTACAACGGTATCGGTTTCGCCTTACCGTCTCGCGATGCCTCTCAGGTCTATGAACAGCTTCGGACGACCGGAAAGGTCCGCCGCGGGTATCTCGGCGTTTTCCTTGATTCGGTAAAAGCAGAATACGCAAAGGTCTATGGGATGCGTGATGAGCGCGGCGCGATCGTCACGCACGTTCGCGATGCTGACGGGCCGGCCGCCGCGGCTGGCCTCAAAGCGGGAGACGTAATCGTCGAATTTGACGGGAAGCCCGTTGCGAGCGCCCAAGACCTCATTTCAAAGGTCTCGTCTACGGGGCCGGATCGTTCCGTCGTTGTTGCATATCTTCGCGATAGCGGCACGGCGATCGAGAGAAAGAACGTGACGATGCGTTTGGGCGAACGCCCTCCTAACAGAACGTCGCGCGACGGTGACCGTCCTACAAAACTGCCGGTCGATCCTCCGGCTCAGGAACAAAAGCCGTTTGGCCTGACCCTGACCGCGATCACACCCGAGATGGCAACTTCTCTAAATATCGATCGCACTGCCGGGCTCGTCGTCAAAGAGATCAGCCCCGAAAGCCTGATCGCCGACGTCAAGCTCTCAAGCGGCGTCGACGCGATCGGCGAAGGTGACATTATTCAGCGCATCAACCGAAAGCCGGTCGCCGACCCGGCCGCTTTCGGCGAGATCGTCAGGGCCTTGAAAAAGGGAGACGCTGTCGTTATGCATGTTTTGACACCGGTCTCGGGCACGCAGACGCAGTTAAAAATAGTTCAGTTCACGGTTCAATAG
- a CDS encoding aldehyde dehydrogenase family protein, producing the protein MAKAKQAKSKNSSKQKTATYHNYIAGEWVKSSSGEWFDNVNPADTTDIVGRFPKSNADDVNAAVAAAKAAATKWRQTPAPKRAELLFTLAEIIRDNKQRYTEEMTREMGKVVKEAGGDVQEAIDCTYYTAGEGRRLHGFTTPAEMKNKFAMCVRQPVGLCGLITPFNFPMAIPSWKLIPALVCGNTVVIKSGEDVPLSALNLVKACEQAGIPKGVVNLVNGFGEAGAALVEHKDVRLISFTGSTNTGKMIAEQCARDNKIVSLEMGGKNAIIVMDDADIDNAVDGSLWGAFGTSGQRCTASSRLVVHKKVYKRFVEKLVDRVKQLRVGNGLDPKTDVGPVIHEDAMQKIQGYIEIGKKIDKATLAVGGGRLTKGDYAKGWFLEPTVFSDVKPGMRIEQEEIFGPVTSVIPFSTLDEAIEIVNGVKYGLSSAIYTQDVNKAFYAMQELYTGICYVNSATIGAEVHLPFGGTKATGNGHREAGTQVLDIFSEWKSLYVDYSGKLQKAQIDAVEI; encoded by the coding sequence ATGGCAAAAGCAAAACAGGCAAAATCGAAGAATTCATCCAAACAAAAGACCGCTACTTATCACAATTATATCGCCGGGGAATGGGTAAAGAGCTCGTCGGGAGAATGGTTTGACAATGTAAATCCCGCGGACACGACAGACATCGTCGGCCGTTTTCCGAAGTCAAATGCTGACGACGTGAACGCGGCCGTTGCCGCAGCGAAGGCGGCGGCGACAAAATGGCGTCAAACGCCGGCGCCGAAGCGTGCAGAGCTGCTTTTCACCCTGGCTGAGATAATTCGCGACAATAAGCAGCGTTATACCGAAGAAATGACCCGCGAAATGGGGAAGGTGGTCAAGGAAGCGGGCGGCGATGTGCAGGAAGCTATCGACTGTACTTACTACACGGCGGGCGAGGGCCGTCGGCTTCATGGCTTCACGACGCCCGCCGAGATGAAGAACAAATTCGCGATGTGCGTCCGCCAGCCGGTCGGCCTTTGCGGACTCATCACGCCGTTCAATTTCCCGATGGCGATACCGTCATGGAAGCTGATCCCAGCTCTGGTTTGCGGGAACACGGTCGTCATAAAGTCGGGCGAGGATGTGCCGCTATCGGCCCTTAATCTGGTGAAGGCATGCGAACAGGCCGGCATCCCTAAAGGCGTCGTCAACCTGGTCAACGGCTTTGGCGAGGCAGGCGCCGCTCTTGTCGAACATAAGGACGTACGTCTGATCTCATTCACGGGCTCGACGAACACCGGAAAGATGATCGCCGAACAGTGTGCACGCGACAATAAGATCGTCTCGCTCGAAATGGGCGGAAAGAACGCAATAATAGTGATGGACGACGCCGATATCGATAATGCTGTCGACGGGTCGCTGTGGGGAGCATTCGGCACAAGCGGACAGCGGTGCACCGCCAGTTCGCGGCTCGTGGTTCACAAGAAAGTGTACAAGAGATTCGTCGAGAAGCTTGTCGACCGCGTGAAACAGCTGCGGGTCGGCAATGGCCTCGATCCAAAAACGGATGTCGGGCCGGTGATCCACGAAGATGCGATGCAGAAGATCCAGGGTTACATCGAGATCGGGAAAAAGATCGACAAGGCGACACTCGCCGTCGGCGGCGGCCGCCTCACAAAAGGCGATTATGCGAAGGGCTGGTTCCTCGAACCGACAGTCTTCTCCGACGTTAAGCCCGGAATGCGCATCGAACAGGAAGAGATCTTTGGCCCGGTAACGAGCGTCATTCCTTTTTCGACACTCGATGAAGCGATCGAGATCGTCAATGGCGTGAAGTACGGCCTTTCATCAGCGATCTACACCCAGGACGTCAACAAGGCATTCTACGCGATGCAGGAACTCTACACCGGAATTTGTTATGTCAACTCGGCAACGATCGGAGCCGAAGTTCACCTGCCTTTCGGCGGGACCAAGGCGACCGGCAACGGCCATCGCGAAGCCGGCACCCAGGTCCTCGACATTTTCAGCGAGTGGAAATCGCTATATGTCGATTACAGCGGCAAGCTCCAAAAGGCTCAAATAGATGCCGTAGAGATCTAG
- a CDS encoding redoxin domain-containing protein translates to MANNIYEIPVKTIDGTETNLADYKGKTLLIVNVASKCGLTPQYEGLEKLYEEYRGQGFEILAFPSNDFKGQEPGTEEEIKEFCSTNYNVQFPMFSKVGILENRHPLYARLIEAHPETDVNNGDGMEERLRNFGHTRVDPTDVLWNFEKFLISKDGEIVARFAPDVTPDDERLRASIEADLGS, encoded by the coding sequence ATGGCAAATAATATCTATGAAATTCCCGTCAAAACCATCGACGGAACGGAAACCAACTTGGCCGATTACAAAGGCAAAACACTTCTGATCGTGAATGTCGCGTCAAAATGCGGCCTTACCCCTCAATACGAAGGGCTTGAAAAGCTTTACGAAGAATACCGCGGGCAGGGCTTTGAGATCCTCGCATTCCCGTCCAACGATTTTAAAGGCCAGGAACCGGGCACCGAAGAAGAGATCAAAGAGTTTTGCTCGACCAACTACAATGTCCAGTTCCCGATGTTCTCAAAGGTCGGCATTCTCGAAAACCGTCATCCGCTTTACGCAAGATTGATCGAGGCACATCCCGAGACCGACGTAAACAACGGCGACGGCATGGAAGAACGCCTCCGCAACTTCGGCCACACGCGCGTCGATCCTACGGATGTCTTATGGAACTTTGAAAAGTTTCTGATCAGCAAGGATGGCGAGATCGTCGCCCGCTTTGCACCCGACGTCACGCCGGACGACGAACGCTTAAGAGCCAGTATCGAGGCCGACCTTGGCAGCTAG
- the ald gene encoding alanine dehydrogenase has protein sequence MKIGLPKEIKDNEYRVGLTPAGVNALVHAGHTVHVQRSAGEGSGFADEQYVKAGGKILETADEVWEAGDMIVKVKEPIAPEYPRMRENQLLFTYLHLAPEFELTKQMMDRKVTGVAYETITDIHGKLPLLTPMSEVAGRMSVQVGATFLEKMNGGRGILLGGVPGVPAANVVIIGGGVVGTEAAKMAVGLGAKVTIIDRNLDRLRQLDDIFLSKVQTLASSRYAIEEAISHADLVIGAVLVVGAAAPKLVTRDMLHLIPHGAVLVDVAVDQGGCFETTHATTHSNPTYYEEGVLHYCVANMPGAVPRTSTFALTNATLPYALALANKGFEQAIKDDTGLQEGVNTYAGKLTYEAVAASQDLEYTPLSSLIDLKAASAG, from the coding sequence ATGAAGATCGGATTACCGAAAGAGATAAAAGACAACGAATATCGCGTCGGGCTTACACCTGCCGGCGTCAATGCCTTGGTCCACGCAGGTCACACCGTTCACGTCCAGCGTTCGGCTGGCGAAGGCTCGGGCTTTGCCGATGAGCAGTATGTGAAGGCAGGCGGCAAAATATTGGAAACTGCCGATGAGGTTTGGGAGGCGGGCGACATGATCGTAAAGGTCAAGGAGCCGATAGCACCCGAATATCCGCGGATGCGCGAGAATCAGCTGCTTTTCACATACCTGCATCTCGCACCCGAATTCGAACTCACTAAGCAGATGATGGACCGTAAGGTGACCGGCGTCGCATATGAGACGATCACCGATATCCACGGAAAGCTGCCGCTTTTAACGCCAATGTCAGAAGTTGCGGGCCGTATGTCCGTTCAGGTCGGCGCGACGTTCCTTGAGAAAATGAACGGCGGCCGCGGGATACTGCTCGGCGGTGTTCCCGGAGTTCCTGCGGCTAATGTCGTCATCATCGGCGGCGGTGTTGTCGGGACCGAAGCAGCAAAGATGGCTGTCGGCCTCGGGGCCAAGGTCACGATCATCGACCGCAATCTCGATCGGCTTCGCCAGCTCGATGACATTTTCCTCTCGAAGGTCCAGACCCTTGCGTCGTCGCGTTATGCGATCGAGGAAGCGATCTCGCACGCAGATCTTGTGATCGGCGCCGTTCTCGTGGTCGGAGCCGCTGCCCCGAAGCTCGTCACTCGAGACATGCTTCACCTGATCCCGCATGGTGCCGTTCTTGTTGACGTTGCTGTTGACCAGGGCGGATGTTTCGAGACGACGCATGCTACGACGCATTCTAACCCGACCTATTACGAAGAAGGCGTTCTGCACTATTGCGTCGCCAACATGCCGGGGGCGGTCCCGCGCACATCGACCTTCGCATTGACGAACGCAACACTACCTTACGCTCTTGCTCTTGCGAACAAGGGATTCGAACAGGCGATCAAGGACGATACCGGTTTGCAGGAAGGTGTGAACACCTATGCCGGCAAGCTGACCTATGAAGCGGTCGCGGCGTCGCAGGATCTCGAGTACACACCGCTCTCGAGTCTGATCGACCTCAAGGCAGCATCGGCAGGCTAG
- a CDS encoding DUF512 domain-containing protein has protein sequence MAKLLLVYEFAVTPAVTQLRRPGVIITEVTPESLGEELELRPGDRIVRVNGRQVRDYLDFRFQTAGEVELTFQVKRSNGETIEIEFDREESEDLGLMFEQIVPRQCANECLFCFCKGNPDDARPSLFVRDEDIRLSFLYGNYTTLSSITDDEMNRIIEQRLSPQYVSVHATDLKTRAYLLGVDESRADISGKLKTLLDNDIELHAQVVLCPGINDGKILEKTLRDLAEHYPKVVSTAVVPVALTRYNTDDRLTRVTPEFCRVTIREVEKLQKEFRRELGVTFAFLGDEIYIKAGINIPSRQHYGNYPQIEDGVGMVRSFLAKFDRMFTRLNAARKQKEAVAIAKKFFVDARTHPTARVPEPVRFDTIPARSKGRKLFGSILTGAMFAPILAEQIERFNSLCGSRLRVVAVPSTYFGGDVSVAGLIAGQDYLAVRDKIVGDFVIIPKHTIKSDEPVLIDGMTFEKLGSGFDVPVYPMDTDELIDFLEK, from the coding sequence GTGGCTAAACTGCTTTTAGTGTACGAATTTGCAGTAACACCGGCTGTCACGCAGCTTCGCCGTCCGGGGGTGATCATTACCGAGGTAACGCCGGAAAGCCTGGGCGAGGAGCTTGAATTGCGTCCTGGCGACCGGATCGTCCGCGTCAATGGACGTCAGGTCCGCGATTATCTGGATTTCCGCTTCCAGACCGCCGGCGAGGTCGAACTCACGTTCCAGGTCAAAAGATCGAACGGCGAAACTATCGAGATCGAATTTGACCGTGAGGAAAGCGAGGATCTCGGATTGATGTTCGAGCAGATCGTTCCCCGCCAATGTGCGAATGAATGTCTATTCTGTTTTTGCAAGGGTAACCCGGACGATGCCCGGCCGTCGCTCTTTGTTCGTGACGAGGATATACGGCTTTCATTTCTTTACGGCAACTACACCACGCTTTCGTCGATAACCGACGACGAGATGAACCGGATAATCGAACAGCGCCTGTCGCCGCAATACGTTTCGGTACATGCGACCGACCTTAAAACGCGGGCGTACCTTCTCGGCGTTGATGAAAGCAGGGCCGACATCTCAGGAAAGCTAAAGACGCTTCTTGATAACGACATCGAGCTTCACGCCCAGGTCGTACTCTGCCCTGGGATCAACGACGGCAAGATCCTCGAGAAAACGCTCCGCGACCTTGCTGAACATTACCCAAAGGTCGTTTCGACCGCGGTCGTCCCCGTAGCCCTGACACGTTACAACACAGACGACCGCCTAACACGCGTCACACCCGAATTTTGCCGGGTAACGATCAGAGAGGTCGAAAAATTGCAGAAAGAGTTTCGCCGTGAGCTTGGCGTGACGTTCGCTTTTCTGGGTGATGAGATCTACATAAAGGCAGGAATCAATATTCCGTCGCGGCAGCATTACGGCAATTATCCGCAGATCGAGGACGGGGTCGGAATGGTACGGTCGTTCTTAGCGAAGTTCGACCGCATGTTCACCCGTCTGAACGCAGCAAGAAAGCAAAAAGAAGCAGTGGCGATCGCGAAGAAGTTCTTCGTTGACGCACGGACACATCCGACGGCACGCGTTCCTGAACCGGTGAGATTCGATACGATCCCGGCTCGTTCGAAAGGCCGGAAGCTCTTCGGGTCGATACTTACCGGTGCGATGTTTGCCCCGATCCTCGCGGAACAGATCGAGAGATTTAATTCCCTTTGTGGTTCCCGGCTTCGTGTCGTTGCCGTGCCGAGCACATATTTCGGCGGTGACGTTTCGGTTGCAGGACTTATAGCGGGACAGGATTATTTAGCCGTACGAGACAAGATCGTCGGCGATTTCGTGATCATTCCGAAACACACGATCAAGTCGGACGAACCTGTGCTTATCGATGGAATGACGTTCGAAAAGCTCGGATCGGGTTTCGACGTGCCTGTTTACCCAATGGACACTGACGAATTGATCGATTTCCTTGAAAAATAG
- a CDS encoding TonB family protein — translation MFEKLIESDSKQADFKDRNRYFLVSSIIVGILFLSAVVFSLYAADIDIGGADWDMSVVIAPELIEAPKPPEQLRRSPLQPSSADTPTRNSNMLRIDEVPKIPDGISVTQNQTRERPYGRFAISEGPETDGPGIPGQGPIGTGGDPVGTGSVISERSLAEVRPDEPPPAVKKPAPPPVQSLGVINGRAVSIPPPPYPPPAKAVGVEGDVNVQVLIDESGKVISSKAIAGHPLLKGAAEKAAWSAKFTPTKLSNQPVKVTGIIVYKFKRG, via the coding sequence ATGTTTGAAAAACTCATCGAATCGGATTCGAAACAGGCCGATTTTAAGGATCGGAACCGATATTTCCTGGTGTCTTCGATCATCGTTGGAATTCTCTTCTTGTCGGCAGTGGTATTTAGCCTTTATGCCGCAGATATCGACATAGGCGGAGCGGATTGGGACATGTCAGTGGTGATCGCGCCAGAGTTGATCGAAGCTCCGAAACCGCCGGAGCAACTACGGCGTTCCCCGTTACAGCCAAGCTCTGCCGATACGCCGACCCGCAACAGCAACATGCTTCGCATTGATGAGGTGCCAAAGATCCCGGACGGTATTTCGGTCACCCAAAATCAGACGCGGGAACGGCCGTACGGAAGATTTGCTATCAGCGAAGGGCCAGAGACTGACGGACCCGGAATTCCCGGTCAAGGCCCGATCGGCACAGGCGGTGATCCCGTCGGCACTGGTTCGGTCATCTCGGAGCGATCGCTGGCCGAAGTGAGGCCCGACGAACCGCCGCCGGCTGTCAAAAAGCCCGCACCGCCGCCGGTTCAGTCGCTTGGGGTGATAAACGGCCGCGCGGTCAGCATTCCGCCGCCGCCCTATCCTCCGCCGGCAAAGGCGGTCGGTGTCGAAGGCGACGTAAATGTTCAGGTCCTGATCGACGAAAGCGGCAAGGTGATCTCGTCAAAAGCGATAGCCGGACATCCGTTGTTGAAAGGAGCGGCGGAAAAGGCCGCATGGTCGGCAAAATTCACGCCGACAAAGCTCTCGAACCAGCCGGTCAAGGTGACGGGGATCATCGTGTACAAGTTCAAACGCGGATGA
- a CDS encoding DNA polymerase III subunit delta': protein MFADLAGNELVKRSLKRLIADGRVPNALLFTGRDAIGKRRFAIELARAFLCNETSDSEGCGKCPACTRAATFHEPDRERKDEFERVNFSEHGDVGMIVPYRRSILVAAIRDLEREAFFRPFEARARFFIIDDADRMNDSASNALLKTLEEPPASSHIVLITSRPDRLMRTIRSRCQTIRFAPVPTEAIEKQIAAQGHTSNSEITSRFADGSLGRAISLDTEFFLERREMMFGALEAAILKTDIGSLLQVAERMNDAKNKDVFDDSIDILESLIRDLWLVSINAAGSLVNIDQRSRLETLSTAIRPKEISAWLEEIETLRQNLDVNINRKLAADALFVTIAGCG, encoded by the coding sequence ATGTTCGCGGATCTTGCAGGAAACGAGCTCGTCAAACGTTCGCTTAAGCGGTTGATCGCCGATGGGCGCGTACCGAACGCGCTTCTGTTTACGGGACGCGACGCGATCGGCAAGAGGCGATTTGCGATCGAACTGGCTCGGGCATTTTTGTGCAATGAGACGTCGGATAGCGAGGGATGCGGCAAATGTCCGGCCTGTACTCGCGCGGCAACGTTTCATGAGCCTGACCGCGAGCGTAAGGATGAATTCGAACGCGTCAACTTTAGCGAACATGGCGACGTCGGGATGATCGTTCCCTACAGACGAAGCATACTGGTCGCAGCTATACGCGACCTTGAGCGAGAGGCGTTTTTTCGGCCATTCGAAGCTCGTGCCCGTTTCTTTATCATTGACGATGCCGACAGGATGAATGATTCCGCATCAAACGCTCTTCTAAAAACGCTTGAGGAACCGCCGGCATCATCGCACATCGTTTTGATCACGTCGCGGCCCGATCGCCTTATGCGAACGATCCGCTCAAGATGTCAGACCATCCGTTTTGCACCGGTGCCGACCGAGGCGATCGAGAAGCAGATCGCCGCTCAAGGTCACACGTCGAACTCCGAGATCACTTCGCGATTCGCCGACGGAAGCCTCGGCCGGGCGATCAGCCTTGATACCGAGTTTTTTTTGGAGCGGCGTGAAATGATGTTCGGGGCATTGGAAGCGGCGATCTTAAAGACCGACATCGGGTCGCTCTTGCAGGTCGCTGAAAGGATGAACGATGCCAAGAACAAAGACGTATTTGACGATTCGATCGATATTCTGGAAAGCCTGATCCGCGACCTATGGCTGGTCTCGATCAATGCTGCCGGGTCGTTGGTCAATATCGATCAGCGTTCCCGACTCGAGACGCTTTCAACCGCGATCAGGCCTAAAGAGATCTCGGCGTGGCTTGAAGAGATCGAGACGCTGCGGCAAAACCTCGATGTGAACATAAATCGAAAGCTCGCAGCCGATGCATTATTCGTTACGATCGCCGGCTGTGGGTGA